Part of the Veillonellaceae bacterium genome, ATAGATGCCGGTTCAACAACGACAAAGCTTGTTTTGATCGGCGAAGATGGAAGCCTGCTATATTCCTACTACGGCAGCAATAAAGGCAAGCCGCTTGAAACCGTCATTGCCGCTCTTAAGGATATTTACCCCCGCCTAAATTCAAACACACAAATTGCTTATTCTGCTGTTACCGGGTATGGTGAACAGCTTATCAAGGCCGCCTTGAAGGTTGATGTCGGCGAGATTGAAACAGTAGCCCATCTAAAAGCGGCCAAATACTTTTTGCCAGATGTTACTTTTGTGCTCGATATTGGCGGGCAGGACATGAAAAGCTTTTTTGTTCGGGACGGAGTCATCAGCTCAATCATGCTTAACGAAGCTTGTTCGGCAGGCTGCGGTTCATTCATAGAAACCTTCGCCCAAGCTATGAATATGTCGGTAAGCGATTTTGCTCAGCTTGGCCTGGAGGCTGAAAGCCCGGTTGATCTCGGCAGCCGGTGCACTGTATTTATGAATTCCAAAGTTAAGCAAGCCCAAAAAGATGGAGCCAAAGTTAGCGATATATCAGCCGGAATTTCGCTGTCCATCGTTAAAAACGCCCTTTTCAAGGTTATTCGGTTAAAAAACACCAGCGAACTGGGCGACAAAATCGTCGTTCAAGGCGGAACGTTTTATAATAACGCCGTCCTGCGGGCGTTCGAACAGACAATCGGCCGTAATGTAGTCCGCCCGGATATTGCCGGCCTGATGGGCGCGTTCGGCGCGGCGCTTATTGCCAGGGAAAGATGCAGTTCAGGCACCAAAACTTCATTGCTGCCCGCAGCCGAACTTACCAGCTTTACGGCTCATACAACCAATCATCGCTGCCAATTATGCGGCAATCATTGTCTGATTACTACCCAGCACTTTTCTAACGGCTTGGAATTTCATGCCGGAAATCGCTGCGAACGGGGCATCGGCAAAGCTAAGCCGGCAGACGGGCCGCCTAATCTGTATGCTTACAAATACCAGCGTCTATTTAAATATCAGCCCTTACCGGAACATCTGGCTCGGCGCGGGGTTATCGGGATTCCAAGGGTTCTTAATTTATATGAAGATTATCCCTTCTGGTTTACTTTGTTTACCAAGCTAGGCTATCGAGTAATCATATCCGGGCGTTCTTCCCGCAAACTATACGAGCTGGGCTTGGAAACCATTCCTTCTGATTCTATTTGTTATCCGGCCAAGCTTGCCCATGGACATATCAGTGATTTACTGAAAAAAGGGATTAAAAAGATTTTTTACCCTTGCATTCCTTATAATATGAAAGAAGACGAGAACGCTGACAATTGCTACAACTGCCCGATTGTTACTTCCTACCCGGAAAACATTAAATCTAATATGGATTGTGTGCGGGATAATGATATCGAATTTCTCCACCCATTTTTGCCATTGAATCATCGCAATCGTCTAATTAGCCGACTGGCCGAAGAACTGGCCGGCGAAGGCATAACCAAGAAAGAGCTTATCACTGCGGTTGATGAGGCTTATGCCGAACTTGAACAGTATAAAGCCGATGTCCGCAGCAAAGGTCAAGAGGCCCTTGCCTACATGGCCGAGAAACATGTCAAAGGTGTCGTTCTGGCCGGCAGACCATATCATATTGACCCTGAAATTAATCACGGTTTACCCGAACTTATTAGTTCCTATGGTCTGGTGGTATTATCAGAGGATGCCGTCCGGCACTTGGGCACTGCTCCCAGGCCGCTCCGGGTTGTTGATCAATGGACCTATCATTCAAGGCTATATGCAGCCGCGTCATTTGTTGCCAGGGAGCCCAATATTGAGTTAATTCAAATAAATTCGTTCGGCTGCGGTCTGGATGCCGTTGTAGTTGACCAAGTAAAAGAGCTTTTAGATTCAAACAATCGGATACACACCGTTATTAAGCTTGATGAAATCAATAATCTTGGCGCAGCGCGGATCAGAATTCGCTCACTGCTGGCTACCCTTAATGAGATAGCGCAGTCTTCGATTCTTAGCCAAACTCTGGAAGTTGCTGCTGCGCGTGAGCCCGACTTTACCGCAGAAATGAAAAAGTGCCATACAATACTGGCACCACAAATGTCACCCATCCACTTTCAATTTCTCGAAATGGGGTTTCTCAAGGCCGGTTACCAGATTGTAGTGCTTCCTACACCTGATAAAGCGGCTATTGATGAAGGTTTAAAATTTGTTAACAACGATGCCTGCTACCCCACCATTATTGTTGTCGGGCAATTATTACAGGCTTTAAAATCAGGCAAGTACGATTTAAATAACACGTCAGTTATACTGGCTCAGACTGGGGGCGGCTGCCGGGCGACTAACTATGTTGCCATAGCCCGTAAAGCGTTCAAAGATGCCGGCATGCCCCAAATTCCAATTCTCGCGCTCGGAGGAAAAAGTCAAGCCGGATTTGATTTGACTTTACCGCTGTTTAAGAGCTTAATTATCGGTATTATTTATGGAGATCTGCTGATGCGGGTCCTCTATCGGGTACGGCCTTACGAAAAGCATGCCGGCTCGGCACAAGAGCTGTGCGACAAATGGGCCGCTAAGTGCCGGCAAGATATGTTGAAGGGAAGCACGTATAACTTCAAAAACAATGTTTTTGGCATCGTCCGGGATTTTGATAACCTGGATATTGATGAACAACAGCTTAAACCACGTGTTGGTATTGTCGGTGAAATTTTGGTAAAATATCATCCGGAGGCTAACAATCATCTCGTCGAGCTCTTGGAGGCCGAAGGCGCCGAAGCCGTAGTCCCTGATATGCTGGATTTCTTCCTGTATTGCGCATATGACAGTCAAGTACACTACGACTTGTTAGCTGGAACTTGGCTGAGCAGCATAAAAAGTGATCTGTTCATCAAGGCAGTCGAATTCTATCGGCGTCATCTCCGCAAAGCTTTGAAAAACAGCAAGCGGTTTGCCCCGCCCTATCATATTGAACAGATAGCCGCGTTGGCAGCAAAGCACTTGTCTCTAGGCAATCTAACCGGCGAGGGCTGGCTATTGACAGGCGAGATGGCAGAGCTCATTCACAGCGGCGTAGATAATATCGTATGCCTGCAACCGTTTGCCTGCCTGCCTAATCACATTACCGGCAAGGGGATGATTCACGAGCTGCGCCGCTCTTATCCTGACGTTAATATCGTTCCTATTGATTACGACCCAGGAGCAAGCGAGGTTAACCAGCTCAATAGGATTAAATTAATGCTAGCTGTGGCAAAAGAGCGTATCGAACAGGAGGTGGGCTAAGATTACCGGAATATCCGGACCCCGTCTAGCCAATCGTGGACCTTTTCGAACAATAGACCGGCACCAAACCAAGCCGGCGCATAGTCTAAGCGTATTAACCCATGGATATTTAAAACAGCCTGGGAATAATCCCACGGAGCTGTACCCAGCATACTCTGCAGCATCCAGCCTGTAAGATATTCCACGGTAAAGCAGAGAAGCATCCAGATAAGGCCGCGCTGCCATACTGGCCAAAACCGAATGGCATCATGCACCGGCTCAAATAAAATTACTAAGCCATAGATAGGAAACATCCATAAATAGGTTTTGGCAGTCAGGCGTACATCACCGCTCAACAACGAACCTAAACCTGTCCATATAACTTCAAGACACCAACCTAATAAGCCGTAAATTATAAATCGTTTCATAGTTGTTAGTTTAAACCCAGTTAAGGCAATTATTCACCGCTAAGCTAATTACAGCTAAAGGCTATATAAAGGAGCATGGAAAATGGAGCACGATTCTGTTAACCTCTCCCCCAAAGAAAAAATCCTTGATGCCACCATGAAAATCATCGGCACTAAGGGGTACCAGCATGTTACCAGCCGTAAAATTGCCGCCCTGGCTCATGTTAACGTTGCCTCAATAAATTATTATTTTGGTTCGAAAGACACTGTTGTCAACGAAGCGTTAAAAGCCTTTAATGCCAAGCTTATGAGTTCCTTCAATTATCTGGATGACTTAGAACTGCCCCCGGAAACAAGGCTGCAGAAATTCCTCAGGACTTATGCTGACTATACTCTCGAATACCCTGATATTTTTCGCAACTTCGTTGATCAGGTATCGCATGAATCAGAGGCACCCTGCGAATATATTGAGTTTATGAAGGAAACAGGTTTGAACAAACTCAAAGTGTTAGTCCATGAACTAACCGGGAACCAACTATCCGAAACAGAGTTGGTCATGAGAATCTTCCAGCTGTTCAGCAGCTTGGAATATCCGGTACTCGTAGGCGATAAAATGAACAATATTGCGCATTTTGATTATTATGACCAAGAATGCCGCTATCGGTATATTGACCTTGCTTTAAAGGCTCTAATTAAATAGCTTAGAAAACCCCGGCTTGCGCTTTTGCAAAAGTACAAGCCGCTGGTTGCACTTTTGTCACCAGAATTTATATTTATAAATTCTGCTAGACTGAAAATACAACAACAGCCGGTGATTAAACCGGCTGTTATAATTAAAAAACCATTTTCAACGTCGGACCGCAACAAATCAGGCACCCTTGCGGCACATAAGAATTGTCACTTACCGCTGCTTCCTTCCGGACCTGACGGGGTTCATGAGTTCCTATTGCGCAAGACCCAACCTGTTACGGTCCGACCTTGAAAATGGCTCGTTGTGTTCCGTTTTCATATTATACTATACATAACAAATGATTTCAAGAGGGTACTGGCTGCCTAATCCTTCTAAATAAATTCTAAGAATTGCCGCTTAGAATGGAAATGTACCATTCTAATAAAAAAGAGGTGTTAAGGTTGAAAAAAATGATTTTATTATCAGCAGCCATTCTTCAGTTAACAACAGCTTCGGCATTTGCGTGGCATTTACCGGCCGACGGTTCACCGGACAAATTTAGGCCTGGATCAACACGCGGTTACGCTATATGGCAGGATAAAGATGGGGTTCATTTAGTTGTTACAACTAAAGGCAAAGCCCAGACATTTACCGGTACGATCAAGACCGACGGTAAAATAAACTCGGTCGATGGCGACTATCTCGAAAGAGGCGATAAAGTCAAACTGAGCAAAGATAAAGAGAAGCTAAATTTTAAGCTTACAACCGCCGGAGCCACCGACAAAATCGATTTCAAAGTCAAAAATG contains:
- a CDS encoding 2-hydroxyacyl-CoA dehydratase, which gives rise to MANILRVGIDIGSTTIKMIVLDEQNNIVFQQYARHFSDTIAAFQAVLSNAQHVLRKRLLSVIFTGSGGMGISHSLDLPFVQEVIASTNAVKRIIPATNTAIELGGEDAKITYFGSTVEQRMNGVCAGGTGAFIDHMAALLHTDPLGLNELAKNYKTIYPIASRCGVFAKTDVQALMNEGASKEDIAASVLQAVVNQTISSLAQGRAIGGNVAFLGGPLHFLSELRRRFTETLDLKPEQIFNPDCSLYFVALGAALTAQHAPISYEVMHDKALKLSNLVHKSEDSLSPLFSDKQEYEQFIARHEQSSVQRGNLAEYAGKAYLGIDAGSTTTKLVLIGEDGSLLYSYYGSNKGKPLETVIAALKDIYPRLNSNTQIAYSAVTGYGEQLIKAALKVDVGEIETVAHLKAAKYFLPDVTFVLDIGGQDMKSFFVRDGVISSIMLNEACSAGCGSFIETFAQAMNMSVSDFAQLGLEAESPVDLGSRCTVFMNSKVKQAQKDGAKVSDISAGISLSIVKNALFKVIRLKNTSELGDKIVVQGGTFYNNAVLRAFEQTIGRNVVRPDIAGLMGAFGAALIARERCSSGTKTSLLPAAELTSFTAHTTNHRCQLCGNHCLITTQHFSNGLEFHAGNRCERGIGKAKPADGPPNLYAYKYQRLFKYQPLPEHLARRGVIGIPRVLNLYEDYPFWFTLFTKLGYRVIISGRSSRKLYELGLETIPSDSICYPAKLAHGHISDLLKKGIKKIFYPCIPYNMKEDENADNCYNCPIVTSYPENIKSNMDCVRDNDIEFLHPFLPLNHRNRLISRLAEELAGEGITKKELITAVDEAYAELEQYKADVRSKGQEALAYMAEKHVKGVVLAGRPYHIDPEINHGLPELISSYGLVVLSEDAVRHLGTAPRPLRVVDQWTYHSRLYAAASFVAREPNIELIQINSFGCGLDAVVVDQVKELLDSNNRIHTVIKLDEINNLGAARIRIRSLLATLNEIAQSSILSQTLEVAAAREPDFTAEMKKCHTILAPQMSPIHFQFLEMGFLKAGYQIVVLPTPDKAAIDEGLKFVNNDACYPTIIVVGQLLQALKSGKYDLNNTSVILAQTGGGCRATNYVAIARKAFKDAGMPQIPILALGGKSQAGFDLTLPLFKSLIIGIIYGDLLMRVLYRVRPYEKHAGSAQELCDKWAAKCRQDMLKGSTYNFKNNVFGIVRDFDNLDIDEQQLKPRVGIVGEILVKYHPEANNHLVELLEAEGAEAVVPDMLDFFLYCAYDSQVHYDLLAGTWLSSIKSDLFIKAVEFYRRHLRKALKNSKRFAPPYHIEQIAALAAKHLSLGNLTGEGWLLTGEMAELIHSGVDNIVCLQPFACLPNHITGKGMIHELRRSYPDVNIVPIDYDPGASEVNQLNRIKLMLAVAKERIEQEVG
- a CDS encoding TetR/AcrR family transcriptional regulator — its product is MEHDSVNLSPKEKILDATMKIIGTKGYQHVTSRKIAALAHVNVASINYYFGSKDTVVNEALKAFNAKLMSSFNYLDDLELPPETRLQKFLRTYADYTLEYPDIFRNFVDQVSHESEAPCEYIEFMKETGLNKLKVLVHELTGNQLSETELVMRIFQLFSSLEYPVLVGDKMNNIAHFDYYDQECRYRYIDLALKALIK